From Falco cherrug isolate bFalChe1 chromosome 4, bFalChe1.pri, whole genome shotgun sequence, one genomic window encodes:
- the YJEFN3 gene encoding LOW QUALITY PROTEIN: yjeF N-terminal domain-containing protein 3 (The sequence of the model RefSeq protein was modified relative to this genomic sequence to represent the inferred CDS: deleted 4 bases in 2 codons), with protein sequence MLPGRGGRAGRGQPEPPPPGGIAKRRGSALLPPLPQGSAAAAGMSSAPGSARQPPRYLRNNRSIVCFYITARSTSPGMLPRPCLTKYSPPLCCRAPECAGRVHPQPRATGHAHPQPCEPPARLPVAPKHPLPCTAGMLGGPRGLVLGRGGVPALTAVRSPRSKAEAEAIEKELLEDYRFGRQQLIEIWGHACAMAVTKAFPLPSLPRKQPTVLVVCGPAQNGAIGLVCARHLRIFDYEPTIFYPKRSPDPLYQDFTTQCEKMDIPFLSYLPTEVQLINDAYNAVVDAVLGAEAEATEGREPCAAILATLKLIRIPIVSLDVPSGWDVEAGSSGGISPDVLVSLAAPKQCARRFLGRQHFVAGRFLPYDVQKKFELNLPEYPGTECVVALRAPQQ encoded by the exons ATgctcccggggagggggggccgggcggggcgggggcagccggAGCCGCCTCCCCCGGGCGGCATCGCCAAGCGCCGGGGGTccgcgctgctgccgccgctcccgcagggctccgccgccgccgccgggatGAGCTCCGCGCCCGGCTCCGCCCGGCAGCCGCCCCGCTACCTCAG GAACAACCGCAGCATTGTTTGCTTTTATATAACAGCCCGATCC ACGAGCCCGGGGATGCTGCCAAGGCCGTGCCTC ACGAAATACAGCCCCCCCCTGTGCTGCCGGGCTCCCGAATGTGCCGGCCGTGTGCATCCCCAGCCCCGAGCCACCGGCCATGCCCACCCTCAGCCTTGTGAGCCCCCAGCCCGCTTGCCCGTTGCCCCCAAgcatcccctgccctgcaccGCGGGGATGCTTGGGGGCCCAAGGGGCTTagtgctggggcgggggggtgtccctgccctcACTGCTGTCCGCTCCCCCCGCAGCAAGGCGGAGGCAGAGGCCATCgagaaggagctgctggaggattATCGGTTTGGGCGGCAGCAGCTGATCGAGATCTGGGGACACGCCTGTGCCATGGCCGTGACCAAG GCCTTCCCGCTGCCGTCCCTGCCGCGCAAGCAGCCCACGGTGCTGGTCGTTTGTGGCCCGGCACAGAATGGGGCCATTGGCCTGGTGTGCGCCCGGCACCTGCGGATCTTT GACTATGAGCCCACCATCTTCTACCCCAAACGCTCCCCGGACCCCCTGTACCAGGATTTCACGACACAGTGCGAGAAGATGGACATCCCCTTCCTCTCCTACCTCCCCACCGAG GTGCAGCTGATCAATGATGCCTACAACGCCGTGGTGGATGCCGTGCTGGGAGCTGAGGCGGAGGCGACCGAGGGGAGGGAGCCCTGCGCTGCCATCCTGGCCACCCTGAAGCTCATCCGCATCCCCATCGTCAGCCTGGATGTGCCCTCAG GGTGGGACGTGGAGGCCGGGAGCAGTGGTGGGATCAGCCCCGACGTGCTGGTGTCACTGGCGGCACCCAAGCAGTGCGCTCGGCGCTTCCTGGGCCGCCAGCACTTCGTGGCCGGGCGATTCCTCCCCTACGACGTGCAGAAGAAGTTTGAGCTCAACCTGCCTGAGTACCCCGGCACCGAGTGCGTGGTGGCCCTGCGAGCCCCCCAGCAATAA
- the NDUFA13 gene encoding NADH dehydrogenase [ubiquinone] 1 alpha subcomplex subunit 13 yields the protein MAAPKVKQDMAPPGGYGPIDYKRHLPRRGLSGYSLFALGIGSLLLGYYTLIKWNRERRRLLIEDLEARIALMPLLQAESDRRTLRMLRQNLDEEAKIMKDVPGWKVGESLYHTDRWVPPTLEELYYLRPTSEVENEKFGLQYYV from the exons ATGGCGGCGCCGAAGGTGAAGCAGGACATGGCCCCGCCGGGCGGGTACGGGCCCATCGACTACAAGCGGCACCTGCCGCGCCGCGGGCTCTCAG GGTACAGCCTCTTCGCGCTCGGCATCGGCAGCCTCCTGCTGGGCTACTACACGCTCATCAAGTGGAACCGGGAGCGCAG GCGGCTGCTGATCGAGGACCTGGAGGCACGGATTGCCCTGATGccgctgctgcaggcagagtcAGACCGCAG GACCCTCCGGATGCTGCGGCAGAACCTGGATGAGGAGGCCAAAATCATGAAGGATGTTCCTGGCTGGAAG gtggGCGAATCCCTGTACCACACCGACCGCTGGGTGCCCCCCACGCTGGAGGAGCTCTACTACCTGCGCCCCACCAGCGAGGTGGAGAACGAGAAGTTCGGGCTGCAGTACTATGTCTGA